Proteins from one Gimesia maris genomic window:
- a CDS encoding HD-GYP domain-containing protein, which produces MTTEIKEQTGPSIESQIDSEETVSIRVEDLIVGRRIKHPIYDAHGVLLLAADSVINSRFKQLLRDRNMPQVEIHSEDAASVSLGADAMLDASSQGIFSTELTAKLDRLIESGSMFVANTGPAVRDSMVMHGCKAYDPAQREKLFEQQKQFGESLDGMMRGALTGKPPSGADITGMAASYLTQLTSDADSVISAAVEAGKDESLSQHCLQMSLLGMAIGTELNLDENNVRNIGLCGLVHDWGMVRVQEKIGRGRRQLSPLERMEMQKHPIFSLEMLENVAGIPSVVPVVCYQVHEQPNGLGYPRQRSHKMIHLFARILNVAHSYVSLTSSREDRPALMPYAAMEYLLRLTNDKTIDQGPMRALLNLLSLFPIGSIVILTDGSAARVIRRNKDFYTSPIVQLIQTSDGKNVDPLDPDSIIDLNVSDLEIDQALPTPGKDEIDLSSDLFDGQI; this is translated from the coding sequence ATGACTACAGAAATAAAAGAACAAACGGGCCCATCCATCGAATCACAGATTGATTCTGAGGAGACAGTTTCCATACGCGTCGAAGATCTGATCGTGGGACGCAGGATCAAGCATCCAATCTATGATGCGCACGGCGTGTTACTGCTGGCTGCAGATTCTGTTATAAATTCACGTTTCAAACAGTTGTTACGCGATCGGAATATGCCTCAGGTAGAAATTCACAGTGAAGATGCCGCCTCGGTCAGTCTGGGGGCGGATGCGATGCTCGATGCGTCCAGCCAGGGAATTTTTTCAACTGAACTTACCGCAAAGCTGGACCGATTGATTGAATCGGGTTCCATGTTCGTTGCCAACACCGGACCGGCCGTCCGGGATTCCATGGTGATGCATGGCTGCAAAGCATACGATCCTGCACAACGTGAAAAGCTGTTTGAACAGCAGAAACAATTTGGAGAGTCTCTGGACGGTATGATGCGTGGTGCCCTCACCGGTAAACCTCCCAGTGGAGCAGATATTACCGGGATGGCAGCCAGTTATCTGACGCAACTGACTTCTGATGCAGACAGTGTGATCTCCGCTGCGGTCGAAGCCGGCAAAGATGAGTCTCTCTCACAGCATTGTCTGCAGATGTCATTGCTGGGAATGGCAATCGGCACCGAACTGAATTTAGATGAGAACAATGTCCGTAACATTGGACTATGTGGACTGGTACATGACTGGGGGATGGTTCGCGTTCAGGAGAAAATTGGCAGAGGACGTCGTCAATTAAGTCCCCTGGAGCGGATGGAGATGCAGAAACATCCGATCTTCTCCCTCGAAATGCTGGAAAATGTAGCAGGTATCCCCAGCGTCGTGCCCGTCGTCTGCTACCAGGTTCACGAACAGCCCAACGGGTTGGGGTATCCACGCCAGCGATCTCATAAAATGATTCATTTGTTTGCCCGTATTCTGAATGTTGCACATTCTTATGTTTCTCTCACGAGTTCAAGGGAAGATCGACCTGCTTTGATGCCTTATGCGGCGATGGAGTATCTGTTACGGCTGACGAACGATAAAACGATTGACCAGGGGCCCATGCGGGCTCTGTTAAACCTGCTCTCTCTGTTTCCCATCGGGAGTATCGTGATCCTTACCGATGGAAGTGCAGCCCGGGTCATCCGCCGAAATAAAGATTTTTATACCAGCCCAATCGTTCAACTGATTCAGACTTCTGATGGCAAAAATGTAGATCCGCTGGATCCGGACAGTATTATCGATCTGAATGTAAGTGACCTGGAAATTGATCAGGCTCTGCCGACCCCTGGAAAAGATGAGATCGATTTGTCATCAGACCTGTTTGATGGTCAGATCTAG